A section of the Rummeliibacillus pycnus genome encodes:
- a CDS encoding YbjQ family protein, with the protein MLVTTTNSLDGKRVLTYHGIVTGEAIMGANIVRDIFASITDVIGGRSSAYEGKLAEGREIAIAEMIERAEKIGANAVIGVDLDFETIRDGMLMCVATGTAVTYQ; encoded by the coding sequence ATGTTAGTAACCACAACAAACAGTCTTGATGGCAAAAGAGTTCTAACCTATCATGGAATCGTTACGGGGGAAGCGATTATGGGGGCCAATATTGTGCGTGATATCTTCGCTTCCATAACGGATGTCATTGGAGGTCGTAGCTCCGCCTATGAGGGAAAATTAGCCGAAGGTCGTGAAATAGCAATCGCAGAAATGATCGAACGTGCAGAAAAAATAGGAGCTAACGCTGTCATAGGTGTCGATTTAGATTTCGAAACGATTCGCGATGGCATGTTAATGTGTGTAGCAACAGGTACAGCAGTAACTTATCAATAA
- a CDS encoding DctP family TRAP transporter solute-binding subunit, whose product MKVYITTAILTIVLLLGAIGYKQQFWQTATLPVDDEQQGLNKQIVINFSHVVAEDTPKGRTAIKFAELLEQKTNGRIHVIIYPNGMLYNDDNELKALQNGDVQMIAPTFSKMTKVIPSWQVLDLPYLFHTDEDVKKILDGRVGEQLLNQLNHANIKGLAFWNNGFKQMISEKKPLVRLEDFQNLKVRAMPSNVLQSQFEILGASSITTSFDELYSEIENHEIDAQENTISNIYSKGFYKVQNHITLSNHGLLGYAVLMNEDFWNSLSPELQEDVTEAMSEATEWNFKTAKKMNKVDLEKLEKEPNIDISPLSVAEQKRWEQKFQPLYTSYKDEIGSVFLKEIQSEMSY is encoded by the coding sequence ATGAAAGTTTATATTACAACCGCCATTTTAACAATTGTGCTGCTTCTTGGTGCCATCGGCTATAAGCAGCAATTTTGGCAAACAGCAACGTTACCGGTGGATGATGAACAGCAAGGCCTAAATAAACAAATTGTGATCAACTTTAGTCATGTCGTTGCAGAAGATACACCAAAGGGACGTACAGCGATTAAATTTGCTGAACTTTTAGAGCAAAAGACAAATGGTCGTATCCATGTCATTATCTATCCAAATGGCATGCTATATAACGATGATAACGAATTGAAAGCATTACAAAATGGAGATGTACAGATGATCGCGCCAACTTTCTCTAAAATGACTAAAGTAATCCCCTCTTGGCAAGTATTAGATTTACCGTACTTATTCCATACAGATGAAGATGTAAAGAAAATATTAGATGGTCGTGTCGGTGAACAATTACTGAACCAATTAAATCATGCAAATATAAAAGGTCTTGCTTTCTGGAATAATGGCTTTAAACAAATGATTTCGGAGAAAAAACCATTAGTAAGGTTAGAAGACTTTCAAAACTTGAAAGTTCGTGCTATGCCTAGCAACGTACTACAATCTCAATTTGAAATACTTGGCGCAAGTTCAATCACCACTTCATTTGATGAATTGTATTCCGAAATCGAAAATCATGAAATTGATGCACAAGAAAATACCATTTCAAATATCTATTCAAAAGGTTTTTATAAAGTTCAAAACCATATTACCTTATCGAATCATGGGTTATTGGGGTATGCTGTATTGATGAATGAAGACTTTTGGAATAGTCTCTCACCAGAACTACAAGAAGATGTAACAGAGGCTATGAGTGAAGCGACAGAATGGAATTTTAAAACAGCTAAAAAGATGAATAAGGTTGACTTAGAAAAATTAGAAAAAGAACCGAATATCGATATATCTCCCCTATCTGTTGCAGAACAGAAAAGATGGGAGCAGAAATTCCAACCGTTATATACATCCTACAAGGATGAAATCGGTTCCGTCTTCTTAAAAGAAATCCAATCCGAGATGAGTTATTAA
- a CDS encoding HAD family hydrolase, which produces MIKAVIFDFDGLIFDTETYELESYQSIYKKYNVEFPLERWHESIGTNFVFDPYERLLTCHANLNKEEIIKERTAIFDQSILEKSPREGVIQYFEQAKNLGLKVALASSSTSKWIYRFLELLDLERFFDLILTADDVSEVKPNPELYLRVLEYFAIQPNEAVVFEDSPNGSLAAIRANIPCVVVPNTATRNLDFDHQVVMKINSMEEIELSELLQQLKLRHN; this is translated from the coding sequence ATGATCAAAGCTGTTATTTTTGATTTTGATGGATTAATATTCGATACAGAGACCTATGAATTGGAGTCGTATCAAAGTATTTATAAAAAATACAATGTAGAATTTCCGTTGGAAAGATGGCATGAGTCAATTGGCACCAATTTTGTTTTTGACCCTTATGAAAGACTATTAACTTGTCATGCGAATTTAAACAAGGAAGAAATCATTAAAGAAAGGACAGCGATATTTGATCAATCCATTCTAGAGAAATCTCCTCGAGAAGGTGTCATTCAATACTTCGAACAAGCAAAAAATCTTGGGTTAAAGGTTGCACTTGCATCAAGTTCAACAAGTAAGTGGATTTACAGATTTTTAGAACTTTTGGATTTAGAAAGGTTTTTTGATTTAATATTGACTGCAGATGATGTGAGTGAAGTAAAGCCGAATCCTGAACTTTATTTAAGAGTATTAGAGTATTTTGCTATTCAGCCAAATGAAGCAGTTGTCTTTGAAGATTCTCCAAATGGCTCACTTGCAGCTATTCGTGCTAATATTCCATGTGTTGTGGTACCGAATACTGCAACTCGAAATTTAGATTTTGATCATCAAGTGGTAATGAAAATTAATTCAATGGAGGAAATCGAACTTTCTGAACTGCTTCAACAGTTAAAGTTAAGGCATAACTAG
- a CDS encoding dicarboxylate/amino acid:cation symporter — translation MRINFKNLTVQVICAIILGIIVGVLFPSFGAQLKVLADIFIKLIKMLIAPIIFLTVVTGIGGMGNLKKVGTIGGKALIYFEIVSSIALAIGLVVVHIIQPGKGLDTSHVKGGDIAQFTKQAAESDHGFVAFISNIIPDNFFGSLANGELLPVLFCAILFGVAAASIGDPVKPVIKLCEQVSEIFFKIIGMVMKLSPIGAFGAMAFTIGNFGLGSLKSLGLLMASVYITMFLFVVIVLGLIAKFFGFNILKFIAYIKDELFVVLGTSSSESALPSIMQKLEKFGCSKQVVGLVVPTGYSFNLDGTSIYLSMAAMFIAQAYHVDLSLWQQIYLLGILMITSKGAAGVTGSGFITLAATITAFPMIPVSGIALLIGVDRFMSEARAITNIIGNSVATVVIAKMEKEYDPAKHKELEEEIAIAHQHAHNH, via the coding sequence ATGAGAATTAACTTTAAAAACTTAACTGTTCAAGTTATTTGTGCAATTATTCTAGGGATTATCGTTGGTGTCCTATTCCCTAGTTTCGGTGCTCAATTAAAAGTTTTAGCAGATATCTTTATTAAACTCATTAAAATGCTAATTGCTCCAATTATCTTCCTAACAGTTGTTACGGGTATTGGCGGAATGGGCAACTTGAAAAAAGTGGGTACAATCGGTGGTAAAGCACTTATTTACTTTGAAATTGTTTCATCAATTGCTTTAGCGATTGGTTTAGTTGTTGTTCACATCATTCAACCAGGTAAGGGTTTAGATACTTCACATGTTAAAGGTGGAGACATCGCACAATTTACAAAACAAGCTGCTGAATCTGATCATGGGTTTGTAGCATTTATCTCGAATATTATTCCTGATAATTTCTTTGGTTCACTTGCAAACGGCGAATTGTTGCCAGTCCTATTTTGTGCAATTCTATTTGGGGTAGCCGCTGCATCAATTGGTGATCCTGTAAAACCAGTCATTAAACTTTGCGAACAAGTTTCAGAGATCTTCTTCAAAATTATCGGAATGGTCATGAAATTATCTCCTATCGGAGCATTTGGTGCTATGGCATTTACAATTGGTAATTTTGGTTTAGGTTCATTAAAATCATTAGGTTTACTAATGGCATCCGTTTACATTACAATGTTTTTATTCGTTGTAATCGTATTAGGGTTAATCGCAAAATTCTTTGGATTTAACATTTTAAAGTTCATAGCTTATATCAAAGATGAATTATTCGTCGTACTTGGTACTTCATCATCAGAATCAGCATTACCTTCTATTATGCAAAAACTTGAAAAATTCGGATGCTCAAAGCAAGTGGTTGGTTTAGTTGTTCCAACTGGTTATTCATTTAACTTAGATGGTACGTCGATCTATTTATCAATGGCAGCAATGTTCATTGCTCAAGCCTATCATGTTGACTTATCATTATGGCAACAAATTTACTTACTTGGAATTTTGATGATTACATCAAAAGGTGCTGCTGGGGTAACTGGTTCAGGCTTTATTACTTTAGCTGCAACTATCACTGCATTCCCGATGATTCCAGTATCAGGAATTGCATTGCTTATCGGTGTTGACCGCTTCATGTCCGAAGCTCGCGCCATTACAAACATTATTGGCAACTCAGTTGCTACAGTCGTAATTGCAAAAATGGAAAAAGAATATGATCCTGCTAAGCATAAAGAATTAGAAGAAGAAATTGCTATTGCACATCAACATGCACATAATCATTAA